Proteins encoded within one genomic window of Nitrospira sp. CR1.1:
- a CDS encoding acylphosphatase (catalyzes the hydrolysis of acylphosphate) — translation MTDIGESVRARILVSGRVQGVGYRAFTCRMAAARGLTGGVENLDSGQVAVDVEGGRAVLEEFLADLKKGPVGARVTQIQVEWGNATGRYHDFTIR, via the coding sequence ATGACGGATATCGGCGAATCCGTGCGCGCGCGAATTCTGGTGAGTGGTCGGGTGCAGGGAGTCGGCTACCGGGCCTTCACCTGCCGCATGGCGGCTGCCCGCGGACTGACCGGGGGAGTGGAAAATCTCGACAGCGGTCAAGTGGCGGTGGATGTGGAAGGTGGACGGGCGGTTCTGGAGGAGTTCCTGGCAGATCTTAAAAAAGGGCCGGTCGGGGCGCGTGTGACCCAGATACAGGTGGAGTGGGGCAATGCCACGGGCCGGTATCACGATTTTACGATCCGGTAG
- the htpX gene encoding protease HtpX yields the protein MKSLKGIGLLIISNILIYLTLSITVRVLVNMVLPAFGIDVRGAFSQELLVWSLVIGFGGAFISLLFSKQMARAMLDCTQITQPRTQAEHVIYGSVREIAERLHITMPEVWVYDSPDPNAFATGPSKNNAMVAVSTGLLANLREDEVKAVLAHEMGHVFNGDMFSTTVLAGLMNTFVHYISNFVYQMVAQPQGDREEGQSGSPILGFVVYLFLQIVLSILAMVVVSWHSRRREYAADAFSAKVYGKESMIKALQAIDRWVNRAQFEYSTQDALATMKISGNSSGFMHLLATHPPIEERVAALERL from the coding sequence ATGAAGTCGTTGAAGGGTATCGGGCTGCTGATTATTTCGAACATTCTCATTTACCTCACGCTGTCGATTACCGTCAGAGTGCTGGTGAACATGGTCCTGCCCGCGTTCGGCATCGATGTTCGCGGCGCCTTTAGTCAGGAATTACTGGTCTGGTCGTTGGTCATCGGCTTCGGCGGCGCGTTCATCAGCCTGCTGTTTTCCAAACAAATGGCTCGCGCCATGCTGGATTGCACGCAGATCACGCAGCCCCGCACACAAGCGGAACACGTCATCTATGGCTCCGTTCGCGAGATTGCGGAACGCCTCCATATCACCATGCCGGAAGTGTGGGTCTATGACTCGCCGGACCCGAATGCCTTTGCCACGGGGCCGAGCAAGAACAATGCGATGGTGGCGGTCTCGACCGGCTTGTTGGCCAATCTGCGCGAAGACGAGGTGAAGGCTGTGCTCGCCCACGAGATGGGTCATGTCTTCAACGGCGACATGTTTTCCACCACAGTGCTCGCCGGCTTGATGAACACCTTCGTGCACTACATCAGCAATTTTGTGTACCAGATGGTGGCGCAACCGCAGGGCGACCGCGAGGAAGGTCAGAGCGGCAGTCCGATTTTGGGCTTCGTGGTCTATCTGTTCTTGCAGATCGTGCTCTCGATCCTGGCCATGGTGGTAGTCAGCTGGCACTCCCGCCGCCGGGAATATGCCGCGGATGCATTCTCAGCGAAGGTGTACGGCAAAGAGTCAATGATCAAGGCGCTGCAGGCCATTGACCGTTGGGTGAACCGGGCCCAATTCGAGTATTCAACTCAAGATGCCTTGGCTACCATGAAGATTTCAGGCAACAGCTCCGGCTTCATGCACCTGCTGGCGACCCACCCTCCGATCGAGGAACGGGTTGCGGCGTTGGAACGTTTATAA
- a CDS encoding quinol oxidase, whose amino-acid sequence MRRGLLLLRLGILGTAGLCSIAGPTAGIGAEQAPQVPPLRVPVDQADGIQRATVILDSYSYTPRHLIVQSGKPVELLLTSITTITPHNFVLRDEAAGISIERDVSAGKTVTVQFTPSKPGTYSFYCDKKLLFFPSHREKGMEGTLEVR is encoded by the coding sequence ATGCGTAGAGGTCTCTTGTTACTCCGTCTGGGTATTCTGGGTACGGCCGGATTATGCAGCATCGCAGGTCCGACCGCTGGTATTGGAGCTGAGCAGGCGCCGCAGGTTCCTCCGCTCCGAGTGCCGGTTGACCAAGCGGACGGAATTCAACGGGCGACGGTGATTCTGGACAGCTACTCCTACACTCCGCGGCACTTGATCGTGCAGTCCGGGAAACCCGTTGAACTGCTCTTGACCAGTATCACCACGATCACGCCACACAATTTTGTGTTACGGGATGAGGCAGCCGGGATCTCGATCGAACGGGATGTGAGCGCCGGTAAAACCGTGACCGTGCAATTTACGCCATCCAAGCCGGGCACCTATTCCTTCTATTGCGACAAGAAACTCCTCTTTTTCCCAAGTCACCGGGAGAAAGGCATGGAGGGGACACTCGAAGTCCGATAA
- a CDS encoding (2Fe-2S) ferredoxin domain-containing protein, whose amino-acid sequence MTGYQRHIFVCTNKREPDDPRGSCSKLGSEALHACFKQEAKRLNLKGVVRANKAGCLDYCAQGPSVVVYPEGIWYRVKSEADVKEIMERHIVKGEPVERLLMPDQARPLHLSPLKP is encoded by the coding sequence ATGACCGGCTATCAACGACATATTTTTGTATGCACCAACAAACGCGAGCCTGATGATCCTCGCGGCAGCTGCTCCAAACTCGGCTCCGAAGCGCTGCATGCCTGCTTTAAGCAAGAAGCCAAGCGGCTCAACTTGAAGGGAGTCGTACGGGCGAATAAGGCCGGCTGCCTCGATTATTGCGCCCAAGGGCCCAGCGTGGTGGTCTATCCCGAAGGCATCTGGTACCGGGTCAAGTCCGAGGCCGACGTGAAGGAAATCATGGAGCGTCATATCGTGAAAGGAGAGCCGGTCGAACGACTCCTCATGCCCGATCAGGCAAGACCTCTCCACCTCTCTCCGCTGAAACCTTGA
- the ald gene encoding alanine dehydrogenase: MLIGVPKEVKDFEYRVSVTPDGVRLLRQHGHQVLVEPSAGQGSGCPDEAYRHAGAEVVASKEEVFKRAELIVKVKEPQLSECALFRPGQVLFTYLHLASLPDLTKALMAAGITAIAYETVEAKDHSLPMLRPMSEIAGRLSVQVGAHYLGTVQGGRGVLLAGVPGVLPGHVVVIGAGVVGTSAVRIAVGMGARVTVINLDLDRLRVLDDLYGGRIATCAATESAIERAVMQADLVIGAVLVPGARAPRVISRSLVAKMQAGSVIVDVAVDQGGCCETTRPTTHSDPVYRVDGVVHYCVTNMPGIVPHTSTRALTNVTLPYIVRLASDGVGHAIQSDPGIAKGVNVMNGKITCQAVAESHGLRFTPLL, translated from the coding sequence ATGCTGATCGGAGTTCCAAAAGAGGTGAAGGATTTCGAATATCGTGTGAGTGTGACGCCGGACGGCGTGCGCCTGTTGCGACAGCACGGCCATCAGGTGCTGGTGGAACCTTCGGCCGGGCAGGGAAGCGGATGTCCCGACGAGGCCTATCGGCATGCCGGCGCTGAGGTTGTCGCCTCGAAGGAAGAGGTGTTTAAACGGGCCGAACTGATCGTGAAAGTGAAGGAGCCCCAGCTATCCGAGTGTGCGTTGTTCCGGCCCGGTCAGGTGTTGTTTACCTATCTGCACCTCGCGTCCTTGCCGGATTTGACCAAGGCGTTGATGGCGGCAGGGATCACGGCTATTGCCTATGAAACCGTCGAAGCGAAAGATCATAGCTTGCCGATGCTGCGGCCGATGAGCGAGATCGCCGGGCGGTTGTCCGTACAAGTGGGGGCGCACTACCTCGGGACAGTGCAAGGGGGGCGCGGGGTCTTGTTGGCCGGAGTGCCCGGAGTCTTGCCGGGCCATGTCGTGGTGATCGGCGCGGGCGTCGTGGGAACGTCGGCCGTTCGAATCGCCGTCGGGATGGGCGCCCGGGTCACAGTGATCAATCTGGATTTGGATCGATTGCGCGTACTCGATGATTTGTATGGCGGCCGCATTGCCACCTGTGCGGCGACTGAATCGGCCATCGAACGAGCCGTCATGCAGGCCGACCTGGTCATTGGGGCCGTGTTGGTGCCGGGGGCCCGCGCGCCAAGAGTGATCTCGCGCAGTCTTGTGGCAAAGATGCAGGCCGGATCCGTCATCGTGGACGTCGCTGTCGATCAGGGCGGGTGCTGCGAAACCACCAGGCCCACGACACATTCGGATCCTGTCTACAGGGTGGACGGGGTCGTGCATTACTGCGTCACCAACATGCCGGGCATTGTCCCGCACACCTCCACGCGAGCGTTGACCAACGTGACCCTCCCCTATATTGTGCGGCTCGCGTCGGACGGGGTTGGACACGCCATTCAGTCCGACCCCGGCATTGCGAAGGGTGTGAATGTGATGAATGGGAAGATTACGTGCCAAGCGGTGGCTGAATCTCACGGCTTGCGTTTTACCCCTCTGTTGTAA
- a CDS encoding MFS transporter — protein sequence MNHSMTPARAPVSSQQVPLPDKTETSEHEAKARSQQYGVRDAACQAAAQGGGETYFSAFALLLQASPFHIAILSALPQLVGVLAQLASVKVLQYLRLPGRLLIAGGWAQASCWLPILLLPLIAPEHGPWLLIGCAMLYFGFGHVTAPVWHSLLVDVAEADSRGAYFARRARTTALTSFLALGLAGAILTLGQRWNMSWIGFLVIFLGAAAARMGATTCQTHVSRLMPAHRLDAPHGFRHVLAHAGSGNFRRFLTFSGLMHFAVMLSGPFFVIYLLRDLHWSYLQYAGWMASSISAQFLTLGPWGRIGDRYGNKALLALTASAVPFLPMGYLLSEHYAFLLIVNFFGGVIWAGLSLGLQNYVFDSLQPEERTRGVALANAMNAVGWGLGALTGSWVATLMPATVSLGSWHLTPASNLPFLFCLSGGLRLVIALSLLRTFAEPRCIASPPEGHLVWEMPLLKPLIALLPWRNPRVAP from the coding sequence ATGAATCACTCAATGACTCCCGCCCGCGCGCCAGTATCCTCTCAGCAGGTTCCCCTGCCGGATAAGACTGAGACATCGGAGCACGAGGCCAAAGCGAGGAGTCAGCAATACGGCGTCCGCGATGCGGCCTGCCAGGCTGCGGCACAGGGCGGCGGGGAGACCTATTTCTCGGCGTTCGCCCTGCTCCTGCAGGCCTCTCCATTTCACATCGCCATTTTGTCCGCCCTGCCTCAATTGGTCGGAGTGCTGGCACAACTCGCATCAGTGAAGGTGCTTCAATATCTCCGCCTGCCCGGCCGCCTCCTCATTGCCGGAGGTTGGGCCCAGGCCTCTTGCTGGCTCCCGATCCTGTTGCTGCCGCTGATCGCTCCGGAACATGGCCCATGGCTGTTGATCGGCTGCGCCATGCTCTATTTCGGCTTCGGTCATGTGACCGCCCCGGTTTGGCACAGCTTATTGGTCGACGTGGCAGAAGCCGACAGCCGCGGCGCCTATTTTGCCCGGCGTGCCCGTACGACGGCACTCACCAGTTTTCTAGCCTTAGGGCTGGCGGGAGCAATCCTGACACTTGGGCAACGATGGAACATGAGTTGGATCGGCTTCCTCGTCATCTTCCTCGGCGCCGCTGCGGCGCGCATGGGGGCAACGACCTGCCAGACTCACGTGTCCAGGCTGATGCCGGCGCATCGACTCGACGCGCCGCACGGCTTCCGGCATGTTCTCGCCCATGCCGGAAGCGGCAATTTCCGCCGGTTTTTAACCTTCTCCGGACTGATGCATTTCGCTGTGATGCTATCGGGGCCGTTCTTTGTGATCTATCTCTTGAGGGATCTCCACTGGTCGTACCTGCAATACGCCGGTTGGATGGCGAGTAGTATCTCCGCCCAATTTCTGACATTAGGACCTTGGGGACGGATCGGCGATCGCTACGGCAACAAAGCCCTGCTGGCCCTGACCGCCTCGGCAGTTCCCTTCCTACCCATGGGCTACCTCCTGAGCGAGCACTATGCGTTCCTGCTGATCGTCAACTTTTTCGGCGGAGTCATCTGGGCGGGATTGTCGCTGGGTTTGCAGAACTACGTGTTCGACTCATTGCAGCCGGAGGAGCGCACCAGAGGTGTGGCGCTGGCCAATGCCATGAATGCGGTCGGATGGGGGCTCGGCGCGTTGACCGGCAGCTGGGTGGCCACCCTTATGCCGGCGACAGTCTCGCTGGGTTCGTGGCACCTGACACCGGCGTCGAACCTGCCGTTTCTCTTCTGCCTCTCAGGAGGACTGCGATTGGTGATCGCCCTGAGCTTACTACGGACGTTCGCCGAACCTCGATGCATCGCCTCCCCGCCAGAGGGACATCTGGTCTGGGAGATGCCCCTCCTGAAGCCTCTCATAGCACTGCTGCCGTGGAGAAACCCGCGCGTCGCTCCGTGA
- a CDS encoding squalene/phytoene synthase family protein produces the protein MLKQVSRSFYLTLNVLPPDVRDEMGLAYLFARAADTIADTDLIGREQRLHHLNMFRAQFSGDDVQPQAVQAIQAGLLPHQTDSAERVLLERLPDCFALYRQFDHGDRERISWLMEVLPKGMEMDLTRFPGSSAQDLSALERPQELDQYTYYVAGCVGEFWTRMVCAHRPAMAHWDVDRMSAIGVRFGKGLQLTNIVKDLARDLQNGRCYVPTQWLDELGLKPRDLLKPESLPAFRPILLRMIRQAVEHLDQGWLYTLALPRLEIRQRLACMWPILLAGETLTRVATAPDLLDPTVNVKAPRSVVYRVMALTTLTGACGYVGTAYWGRLRKQIM, from the coding sequence ATTCTCAAGCAGGTATCCCGTTCCTTTTACCTGACGCTGAATGTCCTGCCGCCGGATGTGCGCGACGAGATGGGGTTGGCCTATCTGTTCGCGCGTGCGGCCGATACGATTGCCGACACCGACCTGATCGGTCGGGAGCAGCGACTTCACCACCTCAACATGTTCCGCGCCCAGTTCAGCGGCGACGACGTTCAACCGCAAGCCGTGCAGGCGATTCAGGCGGGCCTCCTGCCGCACCAGACTGATTCTGCTGAGCGCGTGCTCTTGGAGCGATTGCCGGATTGTTTCGCGCTGTACCGGCAGTTTGATCATGGGGATCGCGAGCGTATCAGCTGGCTGATGGAGGTGCTGCCGAAGGGAATGGAAATGGACCTGACCAGGTTTCCCGGTTCATCGGCCCAAGACCTCTCAGCGCTGGAGCGTCCGCAAGAATTGGATCAGTATACCTACTACGTGGCAGGGTGCGTGGGGGAATTCTGGACCCGCATGGTCTGCGCGCATCGGCCTGCCATGGCGCATTGGGATGTCGACCGGATGTCTGCGATCGGCGTCCGCTTCGGCAAGGGGTTACAGCTCACGAACATTGTGAAGGATCTCGCTCGCGATCTCCAGAACGGCCGGTGCTATGTGCCGACGCAGTGGCTAGATGAGCTTGGGCTCAAACCGAGGGATTTGCTCAAACCGGAAAGCCTGCCGGCCTTTCGGCCGATTCTGCTGCGCATGATCCGTCAGGCCGTGGAACATTTAGACCAGGGCTGGCTCTATACCCTGGCGTTGCCCCGGTTAGAGATCCGGCAGCGACTCGCTTGCATGTGGCCGATTCTGCTGGCCGGCGAAACGCTCACACGCGTGGCCACAGCGCCGGATCTTCTCGATCCAACCGTCAACGTCAAAGCCCCGCGTTCGGTGGTCTATCGAGTGATGGCCCTCACCACACTCACCGGCGCCTGTGGCTATGTCGGCACCGCCTACTGGGGGCGTCTGCGGAAGCAGATCATGTAG
- a CDS encoding GatB/YqeY domain-containing protein translates to MSLHDRLSEDLKLAMKSRDQLRMDVIRMIKAAVQYKEVELKQDLDDAGMSRIMTTLIKQRKEAAEQFEKGNRQDLAAKERQEISIIEGYLPAAVSSDELANIVGQVIKESGASSLKDMGQVMKAVMARLAGQSVDGKVVSDLVKTALQR, encoded by the coding sequence ATGTCGCTACACGACCGTTTATCCGAAGACCTGAAATTGGCCATGAAGTCCAGGGATCAGCTGCGCATGGACGTCATTCGCATGATCAAAGCCGCGGTGCAATATAAGGAAGTCGAACTCAAGCAGGATCTGGACGATGCCGGCATGAGCCGGATCATGACCACCCTCATCAAGCAGCGCAAGGAGGCTGCCGAGCAGTTCGAGAAGGGCAATCGGCAGGACTTGGCCGCGAAGGAGCGACAGGAAATCAGTATCATCGAGGGCTATCTTCCCGCTGCGGTCTCTTCCGACGAGCTGGCGAACATTGTTGGGCAGGTGATTAAAGAATCCGGCGCCTCGTCGCTGAAGGACATGGGTCAGGTCATGAAAGCCGTCATGGCACGTCTCGCCGGCCAATCCGTAGACGGCAAAGTCGTCAGTGACCTGGTCAAAACCGCCCTTCAACGCTGA
- a CDS encoding redoxin domain-containing protein has protein sequence MAANASTVYDFTLNDIDGKPVSLKQYKGKVVMLVNTASLCGNTPQYADLETIYETYKDKGFEILAFPANNFGQQEPGSNEEIKGFCLTKYSVGFPLFSKISVKGGDKHPLYRYLTEQSPFPGEVEWNFQKYLVDRSGNVVARYHHGTKPVADQVVKDVERFLAKP, from the coding sequence ATGGCTGCAAACGCATCAACCGTGTACGATTTCACGTTGAATGATATCGATGGGAAACCGGTCTCATTGAAGCAATACAAAGGAAAGGTCGTCATGCTGGTTAATACCGCCAGCTTGTGCGGCAACACCCCGCAATACGCCGACCTTGAAACGATATACGAGACCTATAAGGACAAGGGGTTCGAGATTCTGGCTTTCCCGGCTAATAATTTCGGCCAGCAGGAGCCGGGCAGCAATGAAGAGATCAAGGGATTCTGCCTGACCAAGTATAGTGTCGGCTTCCCGCTCTTCAGCAAAATCAGCGTCAAGGGCGGTGACAAACATCCCCTCTATCGCTATCTTACCGAACAAAGCCCGTTCCCCGGCGAGGTGGAATGGAACTTTCAGAAGTATCTGGTCGATCGTTCAGGAAATGTCGTTGCTCGCTATCATCACGGCACGAAACCGGTGGCTGACCAGGTCGTGAAAGACGTCGAGCGTTTCCTGGCCAAACCGTGA